The following are from one region of the Halolamina litorea genome:
- a CDS encoding redox-regulated ATPase YchF, producing the protein MLSVALAGKPNAGKSTFFQAATRADVDVGNYPFTTIDPNRGVSHVRTECPCLARDERCDSDNCRDGKRYVPVELLDVAGLVPGAHEGRGLGNQFLDALTDADVILNVVDAAGATNAEGEPVEVGTYDPTEEATFIEEEMDRWLAGIVERNWESVERKSRSPDFDIDEALHDLLTGFGADEYDVTATLRGMEYPENPRRWEDDHRETLARDLRARTKPIVLVANKIDIAPPENVEALRETDKPVVPCTADGELALRNGADAGIIDYDPGDADFDILGDVSDQQEQGLEKIRETMAEYGGTGVQQSLNEAVYGLLDRITAYPVQNESKWTDGTGNVLPDAFLLPRGSTPKDLAFAVHSDIGEGYLHAVDARAGRRIGEDHELEEGDVIKVVSTAS; encoded by the coding sequence ATGCTCTCGGTCGCGCTCGCGGGGAAACCCAACGCCGGCAAGTCCACGTTCTTCCAGGCCGCCACCCGGGCCGACGTGGACGTGGGGAACTACCCGTTCACGACCATCGACCCGAACCGCGGCGTGAGCCACGTCCGGACCGAGTGTCCCTGTCTCGCCCGCGACGAACGCTGTGACAGCGACAACTGCCGCGACGGCAAGCGCTACGTCCCCGTCGAACTGCTCGACGTGGCCGGCCTCGTCCCCGGCGCTCACGAGGGCCGCGGGCTTGGCAACCAGTTCCTCGACGCACTGACCGACGCCGACGTGATCCTCAACGTCGTCGACGCCGCCGGTGCGACCAACGCCGAGGGCGAACCCGTCGAGGTCGGCACCTACGACCCGACAGAGGAGGCGACGTTCATCGAGGAGGAGATGGACCGCTGGCTCGCCGGCATCGTCGAGCGCAACTGGGAATCCGTCGAGCGGAAGTCACGCTCGCCGGACTTCGACATCGACGAGGCGCTCCACGACCTGCTCACCGGCTTCGGCGCCGACGAGTACGACGTGACCGCCACGCTCCGCGGGATGGAGTACCCCGAGAACCCCCGCCGCTGGGAGGACGACCATCGCGAGACGCTCGCCCGGGACCTCCGGGCACGTACCAAGCCCATCGTCCTCGTCGCCAACAAGATCGACATCGCGCCCCCGGAGAACGTCGAGGCGCTCCGGGAGACCGACAAGCCCGTCGTTCCCTGTACCGCCGACGGCGAACTCGCGCTCCGAAACGGCGCCGACGCGGGGATCATCGACTACGACCCCGGCGACGCCGACTTCGACATTCTCGGCGACGTGAGCGACCAACAGGAGCAGGGTCTCGAGAAGATCCGGGAGACGATGGCCGAGTACGGCGGCACGGGGGTCCAACAGTCCCTGAACGAGGCCGTCTACGGTCTGCTGGACCGGATCACCGCCTACCCGGTTCAGAACGAGTCGAAGTGGACCGACGGCACCGGAAACGTCCTCCCCGATGCCTTCCTGCTCCCGCGCGGGTCGACCCCGAAGGACCTCGCCTTCGCTGTCCACTCGGACATCGGCGAGGGCTACCTCCACGCCGTCGACGCCCGCGCGGGGCGCCGGATCGGCGAGGACCACGAACTGGAGGAGGGCGACGTGATCAAGGTCGTCTCCACCGCGTCATGA
- a CDS encoding NAD-dependent epimerase/dehydratase family protein, with translation MNGKRVLVTGGAGFIGSNLANHLAADNEVIALDNCYLGTPENLDEDVIFAEADVLDDELPTDVDAVFHLAALSSRQMLEENPRQGARVNIEGFVNVVEQAMADGCDTFVYATTSSIYGSQEEPCTEEMPVEASTGYDASMMGRERYAEYYSDFHDLTLAGMRFFSVYQGYGGNEGHKGEYANTISQFADAIADGESPVLWGDGSQTRDFTHVTDIVRGLELAAENELDGIYNLGVGNPYTFNEMVDMINDELGTDVAPEYEPVPIENYVYHTHADASKFKQATGWEPEISFEEGVSMVCEPYKGRETGEQERERVRE, from the coding sequence ATGAACGGCAAACGCGTGCTGGTCACCGGCGGCGCGGGGTTCATCGGCTCGAACCTCGCGAACCACCTCGCGGCCGACAACGAGGTCATCGCGCTGGACAACTGCTACCTCGGGACGCCGGAGAACCTCGACGAGGACGTGATCTTCGCCGAAGCCGACGTGCTCGACGACGAGCTCCCGACCGACGTCGACGCCGTCTTCCACCTCGCGGCGCTCTCCTCCCGGCAAATGCTGGAGGAGAACCCCCGGCAGGGCGCCCGCGTCAACATCGAGGGGTTCGTCAACGTCGTCGAACAGGCGATGGCCGACGGCTGTGACACCTTCGTCTACGCCACCACCTCCTCCATCTACGGCAGTCAGGAGGAACCTTGCACCGAGGAGATGCCCGTGGAGGCGTCGACGGGCTACGACGCCTCGATGATGGGCCGTGAGCGCTACGCGGAGTACTACTCGGACTTCCACGACCTCACGCTCGCCGGGATGCGGTTCTTCTCGGTCTATCAGGGCTACGGCGGCAACGAGGGCCACAAGGGCGAGTACGCCAACACCATCTCGCAGTTCGCCGACGCCATCGCCGACGGCGAGTCGCCGGTGCTGTGGGGCGACGGCAGCCAGACCCGGGACTTCACCCACGTGACCGACATCGTCCGCGGCCTCGAACTCGCCGCCGAGAACGAACTGGACGGCATCTACAACCTCGGCGTCGGCAACCCCTACACCTTCAACGAGATGGTCGACATGATCAACGACGAACTCGGCACCGACGTGGCCCCCGAGTACGAGCCGGTGCCCATCGAGAACTACGTCTACCACACCCACGCCGACGCCTCGAAGTTCAAGCAGGCGACGGGCTGGGAGCCGGAGATCAGTTTCGAGGAGGGCGTCTCGATGGTCTGTGAGCCGTACAAGGGGCGGGAGACCGGCGAGCAGGAGCGCGAGCGCGTCCGGGAGTAG
- a CDS encoding Rrf2 family transcriptional regulator, which translates to MSSIELTASQRTILRALVNLHGQQESAVKGETIAEEVGRNPGTIRNQMQSLKALQLVEGVPGPKGGYKPTTNAFDALDVQQMDEPASVPLSHDGEPVTGVNVEEIRLSSVHNPDLCRAELHLRGSVNEFHEGDHVRAGPTPLSALVVEGTVDGKDATASVLILEIESMEAPAGETAH; encoded by the coding sequence ATGTCTTCGATAGAGCTCACCGCGAGCCAGCGCACGATACTCAGAGCGCTCGTGAACCTTCACGGCCAGCAGGAGTCGGCAGTCAAGGGCGAAACGATCGCCGAGGAGGTCGGGCGCAACCCCGGCACGATCCGGAACCAGATGCAGAGCCTGAAGGCTCTCCAGTTGGTCGAGGGCGTCCCCGGCCCGAAGGGTGGGTACAAGCCGACGACCAACGCCTTCGACGCCCTCGACGTCCAGCAGATGGACGAGCCGGCGTCGGTGCCGCTCAGCCACGACGGCGAGCCGGTGACGGGCGTGAACGTCGAGGAGATCCGCCTCTCCAGCGTCCACAACCCCGACCTCTGCCGGGCCGAACTCCACCTCCGTGGCTCGGTCAACGAGTTCCACGAGGGCGACCACGTGCGTGCGGGCCCGACGCCGCTGTCGGCGCTAGTCGTCGAGGGGACCGTCGACGGCAAGGACGCGACCGCGAGCGTCCTGATCCTCGAGATCGAGTCGATGGAGGCGCCGGCAGGCGAGACTGCCCACTAA
- a CDS encoding DUF5800 family protein, with translation MTALSFDEEGVDVVYEGTEFRLEKALIEDATGKSFPDVTDHEVLKIVEEEPAISGEPRRIGDIVR, from the coding sequence ATGACTGCACTTTCCTTCGACGAGGAAGGCGTCGACGTCGTCTACGAGGGAACCGAGTTCCGACTGGAGAAAGCCCTGATCGAGGACGCGACCGGGAAGTCGTTCCCCGACGTGACCGACCACGAGGTGCTGAAGATCGTCGAGGAGGAGCCGGCCATCTCCGGCGAACCGCGGCGGATCGGCGACATCGTTCGGTAG
- a CDS encoding polymer-forming cytoskeletal protein, which yields MSLRQDPLDELSIPSGTVVEEHDLVTDGDVLVGGQSTVEFGVRGRSVAAGERSSFGGHIEAENDCRLDMWTDVDGDVLVGEDAYLGERTRIGGQLMVSGDLDIGDDVDIEEGFEANGWITIRNPMPTLVFYFIVLSQLLRLGEEEAADDLAYALADGGEAEQAPLVIPRGSSVSDDAWRVSTPASIGTDCRLHGNVRATEVSVDERSELFGSIRARGDVHLHSGSVIHGDVTTRDGAVTIEAGANVRGDISSVDLRVHEHANVEGTMRADGEIQLVQSDADGAVGENPQEHTPNF from the coding sequence ATGTCGCTCCGTCAGGACCCGCTCGACGAACTGTCCATCCCCAGCGGTACCGTGGTCGAGGAACACGACCTCGTCACCGACGGTGACGTGCTGGTCGGTGGGCAGTCGACCGTCGAGTTCGGGGTCCGCGGTCGCTCGGTCGCGGCCGGCGAACGGAGCAGTTTCGGCGGCCACATCGAGGCCGAGAACGACTGTCGACTGGACATGTGGACCGACGTGGACGGCGACGTGCTCGTCGGCGAGGACGCCTACCTCGGTGAGCGAACCCGGATCGGCGGTCAACTCATGGTCTCGGGCGACCTCGACATCGGCGACGACGTGGACATCGAGGAGGGGTTCGAGGCCAACGGCTGGATCACCATCCGGAACCCCATGCCGACGCTGGTGTTCTACTTCATCGTGCTCTCCCAACTGCTCCGGTTGGGCGAGGAGGAGGCCGCAGACGACCTCGCGTACGCGCTGGCCGACGGCGGCGAGGCCGAGCAGGCGCCGCTCGTGATCCCGCGGGGCTCGTCGGTCTCCGACGACGCGTGGCGCGTCTCGACCCCCGCGAGCATCGGCACCGACTGCCGGCTCCACGGGAACGTCCGGGCCACCGAGGTCAGCGTCGACGAGCGCTCGGAGCTGTTCGGCAGCATCCGGGCCCGCGGCGACGTCCACCTCCACTCCGGCAGCGTGATCCACGGCGACGTGACGACCCGCGACGGCGCCGTCACCATCGAGGCGGGCGCGAACGTCCGCGGGGACATCTCCTCGGTCGACCTGCGGGTCCACGAGCACGCCAACGTCGAGGGGACGATGCGCGCCGACGGGGAGATCCAGTTGGTCCAGAGCGACGCCGACGGGGCGGTCGGCGAGAACCCACAGGAGCACACGCCGAACTTCTGA
- a CDS encoding ribonuclease H-like domain-containing protein, with protein MRVENSFIPVRGVGESTERRLWDDGVTHWDDFHPSAVGAKTGENIETFIDEARPRLDAGDAAFFDDAFPSGERWRLYENFRDSACFFDIETTGLDHDRNDVTTVSFHRDGETTTLVQGDDLTPGNVRAEFDAADLLVTFNGKRFDVPFLEAALDLDVDTAHLDLMYTCKKLGLSGGLKPIEQEIGIERDRPDISGRDAVRLWKEHERGEDGSLETLISYNREDAVNLRTLADEATERLDRRTFPRR; from the coding sequence ATGCGCGTCGAGAACTCCTTCATCCCCGTCCGGGGCGTCGGCGAGTCCACCGAGCGGCGCCTCTGGGACGACGGCGTCACCCACTGGGACGACTTCCACCCGAGCGCCGTCGGCGCGAAGACCGGCGAGAACATCGAGACGTTCATCGACGAGGCCCGGCCGCGCCTCGACGCCGGCGACGCCGCCTTCTTCGACGACGCCTTCCCCTCCGGCGAGCGCTGGCGACTCTACGAGAACTTCCGGGATTCGGCATGCTTCTTCGACATCGAGACCACCGGGCTGGATCACGACCGTAACGACGTGACGACGGTGTCGTTCCACCGCGACGGCGAGACGACGACGCTCGTGCAGGGCGACGACCTCACGCCCGGGAACGTCCGTGCCGAGTTCGACGCCGCCGACCTGTTGGTGACGTTCAACGGCAAGCGCTTCGACGTGCCGTTCCTCGAGGCCGCGCTGGACCTCGACGTGGACACCGCCCACCTCGACCTGATGTACACCTGCAAGAAGCTGGGTCTCTCGGGCGGGCTGAAGCCGATCGAGCAGGAGATCGGGATCGAACGCGACCGCCCCGACATCTCCGGCCGCGACGCCGTCCGCCTCTGGAAGGAACACGAGCGCGGCGAGGACGGCTCGCTGGAGACGCTGATCTCCTACAACCGCGAGGACGCGGTGAACCTCCGGACGCTGGCTGACGAGGCGACCGAACGACTCGACCGGCGGACGTTCCCCCGGCGCTGA